The Funiculus sociatus GB2-C1 genomic interval TTGGCTCATTTTTTCAATATTAGTTGGCGAGTGGAAGGAGTCAGCATCGCTGAAATCCCAGTTCAGTTCTTTTGCCAACAATTCAGCGACGGTTGATTTGCCGCTGCCAGAAACACCCATTACGATGATAATCACTTTTTTATTAATACTCTATTTCAGTTATTTTAAAATGCGATCGCTTTCATAAATATGTCAATTTTAAATCATTAACTTTACGCGATCGCGCCACATTACCTCAAGATATAATATTCAAGTTTACACCACTAACCTAGTTGTAGTAATGAACCAGAAAACCCATAGGCGAGTGCCACGCGGTAGCCGAATTTTCCCCGACCGCGCACCACTTTCTCCAGAAGAGATAGCTAGACACGACGCTGAAGATGAAGCATTTGGCAAGCGGTGTCGAGAGATTTTTAACCGAGTTTACCGGGAATTAGTCGCGGAGCATTACGACTGGTTTATTCTAATTGAGCCGGATAGCGGAGACTATTTCATTGACCCCAATCATGAAGTAGCCCTCCAAAAAGCCCGTCAGAAACACCCAACAGCAGAGATTCTGGCAATGTGCTTGAATGAAACCGGGACTTGCGGCAGAATATGATTCAAGGCTATTTTGGCGAGAAGGGCGAGCTGTTTTTTGAGATTGAACTGATAGCTGCTGATGGTTCAGTCGTGACAGTTAATGCTTTGCTAGATACTGGGTTTACTGACTGGCTAGCAATGGATATCCAAGATGTGGAGAGTTTGGAATGGTTATACCTGGATAAACAGGAAATGAGAACAGCACGGGGAGATGTAAGATTTAATCGCTACCAAGCCACAGTTTTTATAGATAATCAAGAGATGACTATCCCGGTCTTAGCTGGGAAAGCAATTACCGAGGTTTTGCTAGGTTTGCAGTGGCTAGAAAATCGGCGGTTAGTAGTAGATAGAAAAGCAGATTTACTGACGTTAGGAGAAGATTGAGGAGAAAGCGATCGCTTATTCAACTCCTTCACGCACTACTGCCATCAAATACTGTGTCAAAGTATACGCATCGACTCCCAACTCAGTTCGCTCCTGGGAAGCTAAAATTCCCGCTTGAGCGTGCCACCAAGCCGCACTTTGCACCACCTCTTCTAGAGGCAATGCCTTTGAGGATGCCGCTGCCACAAGTCCACCCATTAACCCAGTTAACACATCCCCACTACCACCACGGGCTAATGCTGGTGTGCTTTCCGGCACAACCCATACTGAACCAGAAGGATTAGCGATCGCAGTCCTCGCCCCCTTCAAGAGGATCGTGGCACCACTAAGTTTAGATGCCTCGCGCACCACCTGCACTCGGTCTTTCGTGGGATCGCCTAAATCGGGGAACAGACGCTTAAACTCACCGGCATGAGGCGTTAAAACCGTTGTAGCTTGACGCTTGGATAATGTCGGGATGGTTCCCAATTCAGCCAGGATATTCAAACCATCGGCATCGAGAACCAGAGGACAATCGCTTGCTAAAACTTTTTCAACTACTGACGTGGCATCTTTTGTTACACCGGGGCCGCAAGCGATCGCGCTAAATGAAGCAAGTTCGATATCTGGTAAGGATGCGATCGCGCCCGTTTCTGTCTCCGGACAACCAATAATCAGCGCTTCCGGCAACTCTGCCAACAGTAATGGTTTCAAGTATTCCGGCACTGCAATTGAGAGCATCCCAACACCACTAGCTCTCGCTCCCAAACCGGATAGAATTGCGCCTCCACCATACTTGTGAGAACCGCAAATCAGCAGCAGATGTCCTTGTTTATACTTGTGAGTCACTGGAGCGCGGGGTATGGGAAGATAAGCGATCGCAGCAGTTTTTGTCACGCGCTTCAATTTCGGTGTTCGCAAAACTGCCCAGATATCAGCAAGTGGAACATCAAAATCTATCAATTCAGCAGTCCCGACATATTCCAACGCTTGATCCTGCAAAAAAGCAAGTTTCCACAAACCCAAGCAAAACGTGCGAGTCGCACGAACCGCTGTACCCAAAACCTCGCCAGTATCGGTATGCAAACCCGAAGGCAAATCAATACTAATTACAAGTTTCGACCACCCATTTAACTGATTAATAGCAGAAGCAATGGGGCCTTCTAACGTTCTTCCCAATCCAAACCCAAACAAGCCATCAATTATTAAATCGCAGTCTTGCAACTGCTCAATTTGCTCATAACAAAGAATGCCCAAACTATCAGCATATTGGGCGTGTTGCGAAGTCAATTCCTTTAACTTAGAAATCGGACGATAAACAACAACCTCATAACCCTGAAAGTGCAACTCGCGGGCAACTACCAACGCATCGCCCCCATTGTGACCTGGCCCCACCAACACGCCAACACGCCGCGTGTTGGTGGAAGGACAAAGTTCTTGAATTCGAGATGCAATTAACTTTGCCACCTTTTCCATCAAAGCCGCCACAGGCATTCCCGCCGCAAATATGCGCCCTTCAATTTCGCGCATTTGTTGGGCAGTCACCACAATTTGCTCAATTTGTTCTTGCCGTTTTTTCGCCTGTACCAAGGTGAGTTTCCTTTCAGCTATTAGTCACGAAGTAATTGGTAATTGGTAAGATAATTTTCCCAGCCAGTAACCTATGAATATCCCAATCCCCATCTATCTTCCAAAATAAACCCGCGCATCCATACCATTAGAACGCAGAAAGCTAGTCCAACGCTCTGCTTGTGATTGTTCTGCAAAAGGGCCAATTGCAACGTGCGGCCCCCGCGGTGAGTTTCTTTGAGCAACAGCATTCTCTGGGAAGCCCAACCGAATCATTTGGGCGGCAATATCGGGTAAATAGTCCTTACTTCCCGGAACAACCACGAAATAGGCTACGCCATCAATTTCGTTACCTCTTTCTACAGGACGAGAATCGACATCATCACCAGAATAAGTATTAACTTGTGCCATAATGCCCCATTCTTCCAAAGCTTGAACACGCTGCTGGGCATTAGATTGATCAGAAAATACTCCCGCTTGGATCATGCCCCCGCCGTGCCGCACAAAAGCTTCCGGTTCTATCCTGCGGACTTGCGCTAACAGTAGGGGACTATCGCCGTTGATGTAAACCCCATATAGCTGAGAAGTTCTACCTTCTCTTAAGAAATTATCCTCTCTATTTCTGTTGCGCGTCCTTGGGGGCGGTGCTTGAAAGTCAAATTCACGTCTACCAGCAGGATTTGGTGACAGTGTTGGCAAACGATCTTGAGGAGCCGGTGGCTCAACATTTGGCGATGGAGGTAAGCCAGGAATCACATCCGGTGGTCTAGGGAGGGGTCTTGCCGAAGCTGGGGTAGATGCCACGAACCAACATCCGCCCCAAAAGAGGCAAGTTAGGAGGCGTAGGAGGAAAGAAGTTTTACTTTTTCTCTCGCGACTGGTTTCTAGATTATGGCGATCGCTACTCATTTCCAATCAGCCCTCCTGATTATCTTTCAGAAATTGTGGCGGCAAAATTTGTAGTAAATTTACCACAATTAGTCATTATTCTGTAGCACCGGCGGGATACCTCTGCCAGTAATCCTTTGCTAATAACTAATGACTAACAACCAAAATGTTACTCTAGAGAAAAAACTGATAATTCAGTCATTCAAATTTTCGTTCCATGAACAAAGTCGTCGTTGGTCTCTCCGGAGGAGTTGATAGTTCCGTCGCAGCCGCAACCCTGCACCATCAGGGCTACGAAGTTGTTGGCCTTACCCTTTGGCTAATGAAGGGTAAAGGTCAATGCTGCTCTGAAGGGATGGTCGATGCGGCTTCAATTTGCGAACAGTTGGGCGTTCCTCATCACATTGTTGATAGTCGGGATGTTTTCCAGACAAATATTGTCGATTACCTAGTTGCGGGATACGAATCGGGTATCACGCCATTGCCATGTTCTCAGTGCAACAAGGCGGTGAAATTTGGCCCAATGCTGCGCTATGCCCGTGAAGAGTTGGGAATTGACCGCATTGCTACGGGTCATTATGCGCGGATCAGTTATGAGGCGGAAACTGGACTTTACCAGCTGCGTCGGGCTGTAGATTCGTCTAAGGATCAGTCGTACTTCTTGTATGATTTGACACAAGATTTGCTCTCTGGAACAATGTTTCCCCTGGGAGAAATGCTGAAGACAGAAACCCGACGAATTGCCGCAGAATTTAACTTGACGACTGCTGATAAGCCGGAAAGTATGGATTTGTGTTTGGTGGAAGCCAACGGTTCCATGCAAGCGTTTCTGGATAAGTTCATTCCCCAGAAAGAAGGCGATATTGTTGACCAGTCGGGCAAGGTGTTGGGACAGCATACAGGTATCCATCACTACACGATTGGACAGCGTAAGGGTCTGGGAATTGCGGCGGCAGAACCGTTGTATGTGGTGGCATTGGATGCGGTGCGGAATCGGGTTATTGTAGGCGATCGCGCTAGCACTCACAAGCCTGAATGCACCGCAGCGCGGTTAAACTGGGTTTCTATCCCAGAACCAACCAGTCCAATCCGTGCCGAAGTGCAAGTCCGCTATCGTTCCAAGGCTGAACCAGTCAGCGTAATCCCCCTAGAAGATTCGCGCATTAAGCTTGTTTTCGATGAACCTCAGTTCGGAATTACCCCTGGGCAAGCTGCGGTTTTGTACGATGGAGATATCGTACTCGGCGGTGGAATTATCGAAAGGTTTGAGTAAACGGTAATAAGGTATAAGATAGAGGCAAAAGACTTTACTTTTGCCTCTTTTTTTATAACTATGGCTTATAGTGACTTCACCCTAAGCGAACTTAAAAAATTATTTAGTTTAACGATTAACGAAACAGTAGATTTATTTGCGGCTGTTCCTCCGGTAGAATGTAGCGAACATTTAGCTTTTACACTTAAAGAGAATCTTCCTTTAGCTACTGCTATTAATACTGAAAAAGCTCGTTCTGAAATGATTATAGCTCCTATCCTGATTGAAGTTAGGAGACGCTTAAATTATCAAGTTAGTTTATTTTCAGGTGTAGATTTTAATGTAGATACGGCAAGAGGATTAAATGGGATCTGTGATTTTCTAGTTAGCCGTTCAGCCGAACAGCTTTTTATTAGCGCTCCAGTTTTTACTATTGTGGAAGCGAAAAATGAAAATATTAAGGCTGGATTGGGGCAATGCGTAGCTGAAATGATAGCAGCACAGTTGTTTAATGAACGAGAGGGGAATCAAATTATAACCCTTTATGGAACTGTAACAACCGGAACTATTTGGAAATTTTTGAAATTAGAAGGGCAAGTAATTTCTATTGATTTAAGTGAATATTTTATAGGCAATGCCAACAAAATTCTAGGGATTTTATTATCGGCATACGACGAAGTAATAAGTTAAAACAGATGTCACAGACTAAAATTGAACAACTCACGCCGGAGCAAGAAGCTTTGATTCCGGTTTATTGGGAAAAGTGGAAGCGAATTATCTTCTCTACTGAACCAATTAACTGTCAAAAAGCTACGGCAGTAGTAAAAGCCGCCTACAACGCAATTGATTTAGAAGAGCCTAAGATTCTTTTTTTTGATAGTCCTTATCTAGGTTGGAAACATATATTATTGAATACATACTTTCATGAATATGTTGAAATGATACACTTATTAGAAGGTAAATTAATAAAACCAATATCGATAAACTTAGCTAATGAAATAAGACATGATTTATTAAGGGAAACCAGCGCAAATTTTTGGTCATTAATAACAATAGAATCGCATATTATTGAAGCGGTAAATCATAAAACAATAAATTTACTTGAAAAAAAAGAATCGATTTTTTATAACAATTATGTTCCTAAGGGTTCTGAGAATTTTTATAGTAATATAGGTAGAGTAGACTACTTCATTTCAGTTCTAGGGTGTAGTTGTCATCAAGACAGATGGCAAGTTCTTCAGCAGCTAATCAAAAATTGTGGTTGGATTTTTCCATTTGAAGAAGTTTGCTATGTGTGCGATCGCCCTCGTGTCCTCTCCTTTGACAACGAGCAACGCCTACACGCAGAAGGCGCACCCGCAATTCAATTTGCTGATGGTTTCAGCGTCTATGTTTACCACGGTGTGAAATTACCTGAAAAATACGGTGTACTGCACCCGAACCAGTGGCAAGCAAAATGGCTTTTAGAAGAGGATAACGCCGAACTTCGTCGAGTGTTAATACAAGGAATTGGCTACGGGAGAATCTGTCAAGAATTAGAAGCTGAAGAGTTAGATACTTGGCAGCAATATATACTATTAAAAATTGATAATGATGTGGATATTGAGCAAATTTATTTATTAAAAATGACTTGTCCCAGCACAGGCTTCATTTATGCCTTGCGAGTGCCACCTGATGTTAATTCAGCGCGGGAAGCAATTTGCTGGGTGAATTGGGGAATCGATCCAGAGGAATTTTCAGTGCAAACTTGAAGAACCTCTCCCTAACCCTCTCCTTTTAGGAGAGGGGAC includes:
- a CDS encoding DUF6745 domain-containing protein; this translates as MSQTKIEQLTPEQEALIPVYWEKWKRIIFSTEPINCQKATAVVKAAYNAIDLEEPKILFFDSPYLGWKHILLNTYFHEYVEMIHLLEGKLIKPISINLANEIRHDLLRETSANFWSLITIESHIIEAVNHKTINLLEKKESIFYNNYVPKGSENFYSNIGRVDYFISVLGCSCHQDRWQVLQQLIKNCGWIFPFEEVCYVCDRPRVLSFDNEQRLHAEGAPAIQFADGFSVYVYHGVKLPEKYGVLHPNQWQAKWLLEEDNAELRRVLIQGIGYGRICQELEAEELDTWQQYILLKIDNDVDIEQIYLLKMTCPSTGFIYALRVPPDVNSAREAICWVNWGIDPEEFSVQT
- a CDS encoding NAD(P)H-hydrate dehydratase, encoding MREIEGRIFAAGMPVAALMEKVAKLIASRIQELCPSTNTRRVGVLVGPGHNGGDALVVARELHFQGYEVVVYRPISKLKELTSQHAQYADSLGILCYEQIEQLQDCDLIIDGLFGFGLGRTLEGPIASAINQLNGWSKLVISIDLPSGLHTDTGEVLGTAVRATRTFCLGLWKLAFLQDQALEYVGTAELIDFDVPLADIWAVLRTPKLKRVTKTAAIAYLPIPRAPVTHKYKQGHLLLICGSHKYGGGAILSGLGARASGVGMLSIAVPEYLKPLLLAELPEALIIGCPETETGAIASLPDIELASFSAIACGPGVTKDATSVVEKVLASDCPLVLDADGLNILAELGTIPTLSKRQATTVLTPHAGEFKRLFPDLGDPTKDRVQVVREASKLSGATILLKGARTAIANPSGSVWVVPESTPALARGGSGDVLTGLMGGLVAAASSKALPLEEVVQSAAWWHAQAGILASQERTELGVDAYTLTQYLMAVVREGVE
- a CDS encoding aspartyl protease — protein: MIQGYFGEKGELFFEIELIAADGSVVTVNALLDTGFTDWLAMDIQDVESLEWLYLDKQEMRTARGDVRFNRYQATVFIDNQEMTIPVLAGKAITEVLLGLQWLENRRLVVDRKADLLTLGED
- the mnmA gene encoding tRNA 2-thiouridine(34) synthase MnmA — protein: MNKVVVGLSGGVDSSVAAATLHHQGYEVVGLTLWLMKGKGQCCSEGMVDAASICEQLGVPHHIVDSRDVFQTNIVDYLVAGYESGITPLPCSQCNKAVKFGPMLRYAREELGIDRIATGHYARISYEAETGLYQLRRAVDSSKDQSYFLYDLTQDLLSGTMFPLGEMLKTETRRIAAEFNLTTADKPESMDLCLVEANGSMQAFLDKFIPQKEGDIVDQSGKVLGQHTGIHHYTIGQRKGLGIAAAEPLYVVALDAVRNRVIVGDRASTHKPECTAARLNWVSIPEPTSPIRAEVQVRYRSKAEPVSVIPLEDSRIKLVFDEPQFGITPGQAAVLYDGDIVLGGGIIERFE